Sequence from the Nitrospinaceae bacterium genome:
AGTTGATTTGAGTTAGTGTGCCGAGGCATTCAGTTCCCACAGGGGCTTGTGCAAAAGCCGATACACAAGAGGCGGACAGGAAAATGAAAAACAATAGAAGAGGTTTTAGCAATTTCATATTTATACGTCCTCTGTAGATTTAATTTGCAAGGATTGTGGATTAGTTCGGAAGACTGTCAGGATCAAAGTCACAATTGACTTTGAGATGCGATTGGTCTTTTCGCTCGATACCAAAGTCAACAAGTCGCCCCGCCAGTTGGCCGTTGTATTTTATATAAGCACGGCTTCTCTCGATGGTATTCATCGTTTCTGCAACGAGACCTAATGAGGGGTCCCTTAGCCTGATATTTAGAACCCATTCTAGAAAATCTCTGCATTTATATGCTCGATTTTTCTCAAGGCTATGCTGAATAGAAAGATTTTTATCATCTGCATCGATCAAGGATTGTTGCAAAATTTTTACGTGTTGGTTCAGCAAGGCCCGGACTTTGGCCGAATCGGTGTAGGTCAAGGCGATGTAGCGCTGAAGGTCGTCCCGCACTCCGTCGTTGTCTGAATCGATTCCCTCTAAGGTGGCTTTTCCCGCTTCGCCCGGATCGGGCGGCAATCCCATATTGTTCTCCATGATGAGAATCAGATTCCGGGCCTCGGCGGTCAATAAGTCCGCGGAGGCTTGGGTGATATTTTCTGGAGTGTGCTTCCCGGTGGTTTTGATGAATTTATTGAGCTTTTTGATAGCCTTCGACCATTTACCTTTGTTGACTTCTTTTTCACTTTTAAATACATTGCGGCAAAGCTTCTTTTGCGGAGGGTGGCCGGCATGATCGAGAACCAATTGCCCCAGGTGTTGGAAAAAGGGCGTCAGGTTTTCACATTTTTCCGTTGGGTCCGCTTGCGCCGCTATCGGCAACAGAAGTGGAAACATCAAAAATACAATCGGCAGTAACCGCAACGGAATCCATTTCTTCGTGTGATTTTCCATGGTATTTCCTCCAATGGTTGGTAAAGGTCCTTCAAGTGTGAAGAAAGTGTTGGGATGATTTGCCGTGAAGCGCTTAAAAGTTTAAGCAGCAAAAAACGGTTTGTGCAAAATCAAGAGGAACCTCAGGAAGCTTCCCTAATATTTTATCCAATCGTCCGGTGATTTAAAAACTATAATAATGTGTCGTGAATCCATGTGTATAATGAGTGATATTTTTAAAGTCTACCGTTGATTTTTCATAGATTAATTCATTCGGCCCATGAGCGAAGTTGAAACATTTGCAGAGGGGGTTCGTAAAGACCCTAAGAACCCGGAAGCGCATTTCCAGCTTGGGAAGGCGTATTATCAGACGGGGAAAAACACCGAAGCGTTGGAAGCGTTGCAGGCATCCATTCGCCTGAAACCGGACCATGCAAAAGCGCATTTTTATCTGGCCAAGGTTTTCGATATGTTGAAACGGTACGAAGAAATGATCGATGCGTTTCAGGAAGCGGCCTACCTTGCCCCCGAATGGGAGGAAACGCATTACAACCTGGGGCTGGCCTTCCTTGTTCTGGGACGGGCCGAGGATGGGATCGCTCCATTTGCGGAGGCCATCCGTCTAAAGCCCGATTATGCCGAAGCCCATAACGGGTTGAGCCTGGTTTACGGAATGACTGGCCAGCAGGAAAAATCAGAAATACATTATAAAAAAGCCGGTGAACTGGACCCTAGATTTAAGAAATAGAAGCCCCTGGGTGATGCCGGTTTCCGCTGATTAATTCATCTTCCAATGCTCAATATTTTCCGCGAATGAGAGGCGCCGAACGGTTTTCATAGAATTCCTTGAGTTTGCGGTGAAGCTCTTCTGAAAGAGGAGCAAGGTCGCTGGCTGAACAGTTGGTCTCAACCTGCTCTGGAGTCGTGGCTCCCGGAATCACCACGGTCACGGCATCGAAATCCAGAATCCAGCGCATGGCCATTTGCGCCAGAGTGATTCCTTCAGGAACCAGGGATTTGAGATCGTCCGACAATTCGACCCCTTTGGAAAAGGGAATTCCTGAAAAGGTTTCCCCGACATTGAACTGTTCGCCGTTGCGGTTGTAGTTGCGATGATCGTTTTCTGGAAAAATGGCGTTGGCCAGAAACTTCCCCGACAACAGGCCGGATGCCAGAGGCAGGCGGATGATTAAAGAAACGTTCTGGGCCTTGGCCCGGTCGAACAGGGCCGTGATCGGTTTTTGCCGAAAAATGTTGAAAATGATCTGCAACGAGGAGACCCCTTCCTGCTCAAGGCAGATCAGTGCTTCTTCCATGGACTCCACACTCAGGCCAAAATTTTTTATTTTCCCTTCTTTCTTGAGTAGACGCAGCCATTCAAACAGGTCTCCCTGTTTTAACACCTCCGTGGGCAGGCAGTGAACCTGAGTCAGGTCGAGAGCCTCCACACCCAGTCGTTTAAGTGAGTTTTCCGTGTGCAGGCGAAACTGCGTGAGAGAAACGTTTTCCGCTCCACCGGGTTCGGGAAAACGGCCGAGTTTCGTGGCCACAAATAGGTTTCCGGCATATGCCTTGATAAACCGGCGGATTCTGGTTTCACTCAAGCCTTTCCCATAGACATCTGCGGTGTCGAAAAAATTCACTCCGCAATCCACCGCCTGACCGAGAATACGTTCCGCCGTTTTATCATCCACGTCTCCCCAGTCAGCACCCAACTGCCAGGTCCCAAGACCGACCTCCGAGACCGATGGTTCCCCGTCGGCAAATGTTCTATATTTCATATTTTCTCCTTACAGGCCAGCGATTCGCCGCCCTTGAAAGCGTGTCGAGACTTGACCTGCGTCAGTGATTCATTAAATAATATTATTTATAAATAACCTGTAACGTTTTATTGCATTCAATGAGTAATCGCAAAAGTTTTTTGAATAACTTGAGAATGGACCGGCGGCTCATCCTGTTTTGGGTTTTGTCTTTCTTGACGGGCTGGTATGGATTTTCAACGAAGTCGCATGCGAATGAGGTGGGGTTTAAACAATACCGTGAAAACGTTTTAAACCAGATTGAAGAATATGAGAAAGCTCTGGAAACGGATCCCTCGGACCCTCAAATTCATTTTCAACTGGGGTTGTCTTACATGGCTCTGGGAAGGCATGAGAAAGAGATCGATGAATATCTGGAAGCGATTCGGCTGAAGCCCGACTTTGCAGAGGCGCACTTCAATCTGGCCCAGGCCTATGATCTTCTGAAAGACGGGGTTCATTCGATCCGGCACATGCTTCGGGCCCGGCAGATTTATTCGGCTCACAGGAACCACCGGGGAATACGGACCAGCCAAAGACAATTGAGAGCGCTGTATGATAAATATGGTTTCCAGCCCGAAGATGTGATCGGGCCAAAATAAATTTCTTAATAACTGGAGTGCGATGGGATGAAAAGAAGATTCCGGTTTCTGCTTGCATTCGACTCAGCCGATGGATCTAAAACCGTGGCGGAGTTCGATTCCAATGAAGAGTATTTGTTATTCAAGAAAGATTTGGACGAACAAGGAAGAAACAATAAACTCGTCAATGAACGTGAATTTGAAACATTGAAATACAAGGGGGCAAACTATATGGACCTTAGAAACTAAAGGCGCCCAACTAAAGTGGATTCAACTCATCGCCGGCGCCGGCGGGTCCCCACGCATCAGCTTTTTTCATGTTCTATGGCAGAGTTTCTCAACTGCTCTTCCAGTTCTTCCCGCCGGTTAATTTCTTTTTGAAGTTTTAACTTTGTTGCCGCCAATTCGAGAATCGTCTTCTCATATTTATCGTGCAAAGAACTGTTGGAGTTTTGAGATTGGCTCTGTAATAAACTTATTTCCAGCATATTTTGAATGCGAAGCGACACCTCCAGTATATCGAAAGGCTTGGTCAGAAAATCCCGTGCGCCCGCATCCAGAGCGCGCAGCCGCGTGCCCTGATCAACCTGGGCGGTCAGTATCATGATAGGTACATTGCCTTTGGAGTTTGCTTTCTGGATTTGATCCATCACTTGAAACCCATTAAAGTGAGGCATGTTCAGATCCAGCAATACTAAATCCGGCTGAAAAGATTGATAGTATTCAAGAGCATTCCTTGGGTCGCTGACGGTTTGTATGCTTGTATGTCCTTTTTGCTTGAGGGTTTCTTCCAACACCATAATATTTGCCGGTTCATCATCGACGACAAGGATCTTGGCATTCATAATTTGTTCCGTGGTGATCATAGGGTTTCTCCGATCATTTAATTGACTCAACAACAGTGGGTTTTCGGAGTTGCAAATGCGCTTCGATTTTTGCAAAGAACTCCTTAATATTTAACGGTTTCGTAATATAAGCGTCAAATCCGTCTTTTAAACTTTTTTCGATGTCAGATTTCATCGCATTGGCGCTGACGGCTATGATGGGGATGTCCCGGGTTTCTTCATAACCTTTTAGTTTTTTCATAGCCGTGATGCCATCCATTTCCGGCATATGAATATCCATGAGAATCAGGTCGGGCTTGTGGCTGCAGGCCAGATCGATTCCCAACTGGGACCGGGATGCTGAAAGCAAGGTAATATCCGGTCTGCATTCAAGAATCTGTTCCACAAGATTTAGATTGGCTGGATTGTCTTCCACATAAAGCAATGTGTATCGTTGTCCTGAGTCGGGTTGAAGCTCTTTTGCTTTTTGACAGGAATCGAGTCCGTCCGGCTGAATCTCCTTTCCTTCCGGCAGTTCAATTATAAAACAGCTGCCTTTCTCAGGTTGGCTCTTAAGCAGGATCGATCCTTCCATCGTTTCAAGCAGACGTTTGGTAATGGTCAAGCCGATCCCCGTGCCCTCGATGTCGGTTTTGTCTGCATCCAGGCGGTTGAAAGGTTCAAAAATATGCTTTTGCTGTTCCATGGAGAGACCGGGTCCTGTGTCCGTAATGTTTACCCGGATTTTATTTGCGGGACCCCGCTCGCAATCCAGGATCACCGATCCTTTTTTGCAATTATATTTAACTGCGTTAGATATTAAATTTAATAAAACCTGTTTGAGTTTGGTGCGGTCGGCACGGACGAAAACCGAATTTGAGGCGTCCGGTATTTTGTTCTCAATCTGAATATCGTACTGTTGAGCGAGGGGCACGACAAGAAAAATGGTTTCTTCCACCAATGCGTGTAAGTTCACATTTTCGATGGATAACGTTAATTCCCCGGATTCGATGCGGGAAAGATCAAGAACTTCATTGATCAACTCTAGAAGATGATTTCCTGCTTTTAGAATTTCACTCACTTTGGGTTTTTGGGATTCCGTCAACGGCTCCTTGGTGTCGTATTCCAGAAGCTGGCCAAAGCCCAAAATAGCATTCATGGGCGTTCTGAGTTCATGGCTCATTCGGGATAAAAACTCCGATTTGGCGCTATTGGCTTTTTCCGCCAGTTCCTTGGATTGGCGTAATTCATGCTCTTCCTGCTTTTTAAGCGAAATGTCCTGAATTCTGCCGACAAATTTGTGTTTTTGTTCCAGAACCATTTCATTGATTGCCAGAGCGAGAGGAAAACGAGACCCGTCGTTGCGTAATCCCTCAAGTTCCAGGTTTAATCCGAGCAGCTCGGCTGCCCTGGATTCTCTGAATTTTTTAAGACCATTTAAATGCTTTTGGCGATAGTCTTCAGGCATGAGACAGGTGACATTTTGACCTGCAAGTTCTCCAGGGGAGTAACCAAATATTTTTTCGGTGGCGGGATTGACCAATTCAATAATGCCATATTCATTGATGGTGACAATTCCGTCAACGACACTATGCATGATGGCGCGAAGGTGCGTTTCGTTTTCATTAAGCTCGTTGTCTCTCAACTGTATTTGGTCCAGCATTTCATTGAACTGGTCTATTAGAAGACCGACTTGGTCTTCACTTTTCTTGATGGCCCGAATGGAATAATTTTTTTCCGAAGAAACTT
This genomic interval carries:
- a CDS encoding oxidoreductase, yielding MKYRTFADGEPSVSEVGLGTWQLGADWGDVDDKTAERILGQAVDCGVNFFDTADVYGKGLSETRIRRFIKAYAGNLFVATKLGRFPEPGGAENVSLTQFRLHTENSLKRLGVEALDLTQVHCLPTEVLKQGDLFEWLRLLKKEGKIKNFGLSVESMEEALICLEQEGVSSLQIIFNIFRQKPITALFDRAKAQNVSLIIRLPLASGLLSGKFLANAIFPENDHRNYNRNGEQFNVGETFSGIPFSKGVELSDDLKSLVPEGITLAQMAMRWILDFDAVTVVIPGATTPEQVETNCSASDLAPLSEELHRKLKEFYENRSAPLIRGKY
- a CDS encoding histidine kinase; this encodes MSKLFSKLPIQAKLFLFISFVPLLISTFNFTYYPKIHEKQALKKLNEYASSFSDMLALNAATSLKLKDFESIVSAIQWAKKDTRLDYLGIFDERDRELSVFNPNGLALDIPEMRHRENPFVLNERLFIAKPIVYFEKRQGTLLLAFSLDELYASILDNRLGSLYISLGIIFLGIIVSLLFSQIFTRPIRQLTLTAKKVSSEKNYSIRAIKKSEDQVGLLIDQFNEMLDQIQLRDNELNENETHLRAIMHSVVDGIVTINEYGIIELVNPATEKIFGYSPGELAGQNVTCLMPEDYRQKHLNGLKKFRESRAAELLGLNLELEGLRNDGSRFPLALAINEMVLEQKHKFVGRIQDISLKKQEEHELRQSKELAEKANSAKSEFLSRMSHELRTPMNAILGFGQLLEYDTKEPLTESQKPKVSEILKAGNHLLELINEVLDLSRIESGELTLSIENVNLHALVEETIFLVVPLAQQYDIQIENKIPDASNSVFVRADRTKLKQVLLNLISNAVKYNCKKGSVILDCERGPANKIRVNITDTGPGLSMEQQKHIFEPFNRLDADKTDIEGTGIGLTITKRLLETMEGSILLKSQPEKGSCFIIELPEGKEIQPDGLDSCQKAKELQPDSGQRYTLLYVEDNPANLNLVEQILECRPDITLLSASRSQLGIDLACSHKPDLILMDIHMPEMDGITAMKKLKGYEETRDIPIIAVSANAMKSDIEKSLKDGFDAYITKPLNIKEFFAKIEAHLQLRKPTVVESIK